Below is a genomic region from Rouxiella chamberiensis.
TGCCGCCGTCCAGACCAATGAAGATACCGAAGTCAGTGATTGACTTGATTTTACCTTCAACACGGTCGTTCTTGTTGTGAGTTTCTGCGAACTGCTGCCATGGGTTAGCTTTACACTGCTTCAGACCCAGGGAGATACGACGACGTTCTTCGTCGATGTCCAGAACCATAACTTCCACTACGTCACCAACGTTAACAACTTTGGATGGGTGGATGTTTTTGTTGGTCCAGTCCATTTCGGACACGTGTACCAGGCCTTCAACGCCTTCTTCGATTTCTACGAAGCAGCCGTAATCAGTCAGGTTGGTTACACGACCAGTCAGCTTGGTGCTTTCTGGGTAACGTTTAGCGATAGCAACCCATGGATCTTCGCCCAGCTGTTTCAAGCCAAGGGAAACACGAGTACGCTCACGGTCGAATTTCAGAACTTTAACAGTGATTTCGTCGCCAACATTCACGATCTCGCTTGGGTGCTTAACGCGCTTCCAAGCCATGTCTGTGATGTGCAGCAGGCCGTCAACACCGCCCAGATCAACGAAGGCGCCGTAGTCAGTGAGGTTCTTGACGATACCTTTGACTTCCATGCCTTCCTGCAGGTTTTCCAGCAGCTGATCGCGCTCTGCGCTGTTCTCGGACTCAATTACTGCACGACGAGAAACAACAACGTTGTTGCGCTTCTGGTCCAGCTTGATGACTTTGAACTCAAGATCTTTGCCTTCGAGGTGCAGAGTGTCGCGAACAGGACGCACGTCTACCAGTGAACCTGGCAGGAACGCACGAATACCGTTCAGCTCAACAGTGAAACCGCCTTTAACTTTACCGTTGATAACACCGGTAACAGTTGCAGCTTCTTCGTAAGCTTTTTCCAGCATCAGCCATGCTTCATGACGCTTGGCTTTCTCACGGGACAGCAGAGTTTCACCGAAGCCGTCTTCAACAGCGTCAAGTGCAACGTCAACTTCGTCGCCAACCTGGATTTCCAGTTCGCCCTGTGCGTTTTTGAACTGCTCTGCCGGAATAGCAGACTCAGACTTCAGACCGGCGTCAACCAGTACGACGTCTTTGTCGATAGACACAACAACACCACGAACGATTGAACCCGGACGAGTTTCGATTGTTTGTAAGGATTCTTCAAAGAGTTGAGCAAAAGATTCAGTCATATTGATAATCTTTAGTTTCTTAAGTTTAACGTCCATCTGGCTTCATGCTGGATGGGGTTGTTTCAAATGCCCCGCTACCGTCCTGGCTGCGAGGTTAAAAAAAACTGTAGCAAAAACTGGCACTGACTCCCTGTTCTTTACAAAAAAGAACGGAGCAGCACCAGAGAGTCGCGTGAATTAACGGCTTTGCCTGACCGGTAATCCTAAAATTTCAGTGGCGTGAGCCAACGCCTTTTCAATCACTGCCTCGATGGACATGCTGGTGGAATCCAGCATTAACGCATCCTGCGCAGGAACCAAAGGCGCTATCGACCGATTACGATCGCGGTCATCCCGCTCTTTTATCTCGGCTAAAAGACGTTCAAAGTTAACACTAAAGCCCTTTTCCTGCAACTGTAGCATTCTTCTGTTTGCACGTTCTTCGGGACTGGCGTCGAGAAATATCTTCACCTGGGCTTCCGGAAACACCACGGTACCCATGTCCCGGCCATCCGCAATCAGGCCCGGCATCTCTTTGAAGGCACGCTGACGGCGCAGCAGCGCTTCGCGAACGCGCGGGAAAGCGGCGGCCTGCGAGGCGGTATTGCCGACAGTCTCGGTGCGGATCTCGTGCGTGACGTCCTCACCTTCAAGTATCACGCTCAAATGACCGTTATTGGCGACAAAGCGCACGTCGAGGTGGGCAGCCAGCGGCACCAAAGCCTCTTCGGAGACGATATCGACCTGATGATGCAGCGCAGCCAGCGCCAGAACGCGATAAATGGCCCCGGAATCCAGCAGATGCCAGCCAAAGGCTTCGGCAAGCGCCTTGCAAAGCGTCCCCTTGCCCGCGCCGCTTGGCCCGTCAACGGTAATCACTGGGGTTATAGACGAGGTCATCGCCGTCATTTCTCTCTCCTTTCGGTGGGGAAAACCCCTCATCGTTAACCCAATGGGGCTAATTCAGGTGCAGCATTATACGCTGCCTTTGACCGAACTGTTACCCCGCAGGGCCAAGTTGCAGCAAATAAGCCTGATAACGGTGCGCAACGATTCAAATAAGCAGCAAAACAGTCAATAAATGTGCAAAACCTCCCACAGTTAAGCACAGGCAGAAAAAAATGAAGGCGACGAGGCTAAAAAAAACGGACATCCGAAGACGTCCGTTGAGGATAAATAAGAGGAAATTTAGGCAGGCGTGCTGAGTGACGCCAAACGCTCGAAATAGTCAGGGAAGGTTTTCGCCGTACATTTCGGGTCGAGAATGGTCACAGGCGTATCCGACAACGCCACCAGCGAGAAGCACATCGCCATGCGGTGATCGTCATAGGTGCCGATTTCGGCAAAGGTCAGCGCAGCAGGCGGTTCGATGCGGATGTAATCTTCACCTTCTTCCACGGTCGCCCCGACCTTGCGCAGTTCGGTCGCCATCGCGAACAGGCGATCCGTCTCTTTGACACGCCAGTTATAGATATTGCGAAGCGTGGTCGGCCCTTCGGCAAACAGCGCCGCCGTGGCAATGGTCATTGCCGCATCGGGAATGTGGTTCATGTCCATGTCGATGCCGCGCAGTTCGCCGCGGGTACATTCGATATAATCGTCGGACCAGTTAACCGTCGCGCCCATTTTTTCCAGCACGTCGGCAAAGCGGATATCGCCCTGCATGCTGTTTTTACCGATGCCGGTTACGCGCACGGTGCCGCCCTTGATAGCCGCTGCCGCGAGGAAATAGGAGGCCGAAGAGGCATCGCCTTCCACCAGATAGGTGCCCGGAGAAACATAGCGCTGTTTGGCGGTAACGCGGAACTGCTGGTAGTTCTCGTTCACCACGGTCACGCCGAAGGTTTTCATCAGGTTCAGCGTGATGTCGATATAAGGCTTGGACACCAGATCGCCCTTGATGCGGATAAGCGTGTCGTTTTCGGCCAGCGGCGCGGTCATGAGCAGCGCGGTGAGGAACTGGCTGGAGACGCTGCCGTCAACGCTGATTTCACCACCCTTGAACCCACCGTGCAGACGCAGAGGCGGATAGTGTTCATTTTCGAGA
It encodes:
- the rpsA gene encoding 30S ribosomal protein S1 translates to MTESFAQLFEESLQTIETRPGSIVRGVVVSIDKDVVLVDAGLKSESAIPAEQFKNAQGELEIQVGDEVDVALDAVEDGFGETLLSREKAKRHEAWLMLEKAYEEAATVTGVINGKVKGGFTVELNGIRAFLPGSLVDVRPVRDTLHLEGKDLEFKVIKLDQKRNNVVVSRRAVIESENSAERDQLLENLQEGMEVKGIVKNLTDYGAFVDLGGVDGLLHITDMAWKRVKHPSEIVNVGDEITVKVLKFDRERTRVSLGLKQLGEDPWVAIAKRYPESTKLTGRVTNLTDYGCFVEIEEGVEGLVHVSEMDWTNKNIHPSKVVNVGDVVEVMVLDIDEERRRISLGLKQCKANPWQQFAETHNKNDRVEGKIKSITDFGIFIGLDGGIDGLVHLSDISWNVAGEEAVREYKKGDEIAAVVLQVDAERERISLGVKQLAEDPFNNYLSVNKKGTIVTGKVTAVDAKGATVELAGGVEGYLRASEASRDRIEDATLVLNVGDEVEAKFTGVDRKNRVVSLSVRAKDEADEKDAIAVVNNKPDESNFSNAMAEAFKAAKGE
- the cmk gene encoding (d)CMP kinase; its protein translation is MTSSITPVITVDGPSGAGKGTLCKALAEAFGWHLLDSGAIYRVLALAALHHQVDIVSEEALVPLAAHLDVRFVANNGHLSVILEGEDVTHEIRTETVGNTASQAAAFPRVREALLRRQRAFKEMPGLIADGRDMGTVVFPEAQVKIFLDASPEERANRRMLQLQEKGFSVNFERLLAEIKERDDRDRNRSIAPLVPAQDALMLDSTSMSIEAVIEKALAHATEILGLPVRQSR
- the aroA gene encoding 3-phosphoshikimate 1-carboxyvinyltransferase, with product MEALTLQPIAKVDGTINLPGSKSVSNRALLLAAFAEGTTQLTNLLDSDDVRHMLNALTQLGVTHRLSADRTRCEIDGLGGIFPKADDLELFLGNAGTAMRPLAAALCLGEQNVVLTGEPRMKERPIGHLVDALRMGGAHVDYLENEHYPPLRLHGGFKGGEISVDGSVSSQFLTALLMTAPLAENDTLIRIKGDLVSKPYIDITLNLMKTFGVTVVNENYQQFRVTAKQRYVSPGTYLVEGDASSASYFLAAAAIKGGTVRVTGIGKNSMQGDIRFADVLEKMGATVNWSDDYIECTRGELRGIDMDMNHIPDAAMTIATAALFAEGPTTLRNIYNWRVKETDRLFAMATELRKVGATVEEGEDYIRIEPPAALTFAEIGTYDDHRMAMCFSLVALSDTPVTILDPKCTAKTFPDYFERLASLSTPA